A window from Hoeflea sp. IMCC20628 encodes these proteins:
- a CDS encoding DUF1214 domain-containing protein, whose protein sequence is MFRLPVLVLLSLAIAFGGGAWTASRTLKATSGFGAIKLGSWSAYPELQTAKADPFAKAHRAGDGRILLGRAEGLVFTADTDATGAALSGRCTYEISGLTPPTRFWTLRITDSSGNPVEAGPRFPASLNSWTTLRRADGTFSIRVGAAPTPGNWIRLDTPGDVSFVLSLVDTPTAGSASMVELDMPDIALIGCRDA, encoded by the coding sequence GTGTTTCGCCTGCCTGTCCTAGTTCTTCTTTCGCTGGCAATCGCCTTTGGTGGTGGGGCCTGGACTGCGTCCAGAACGCTGAAGGCCACCTCCGGTTTTGGGGCTATCAAGCTCGGCTCCTGGAGTGCCTATCCCGAACTGCAAACAGCCAAGGCAGATCCTTTCGCCAAGGCGCACCGCGCCGGCGATGGCCGCATTCTGCTTGGTCGCGCAGAGGGGTTGGTGTTTACCGCCGATACTGACGCCACCGGCGCCGCCCTGTCGGGGCGATGCACCTACGAGATCTCCGGACTAACCCCGCCAACGCGATTCTGGACGCTGCGGATTACCGACAGCAGCGGCAACCCGGTCGAAGCCGGCCCCCGGTTTCCCGCCAGCCTGAATTCGTGGACGACATTGCGCCGCGCCGACGGCACGTTCAGCATCCGGGTCGGCGCTGCGCCAACGCCGGGCAACTGGATCAGGCTCGATACACCGGGCGATGTCAGTTTTGTGCTGAGCCTGGTCGATACGCCGACTGCTGGATCTGCCAGCATGGTCGAACTTGACATGCCCGACATAGCCCTGATCGGATGCAGAGATGCGTAG
- a CDS encoding helix-turn-helix transcriptional regulator — MPIVLTPQFSIAARALAEIDQAQLAEQAGLPTSLLADFEAGVHSFDEPALARLTEALEHFGVEFLPENDTGAGLRLKFNRQETGQILNWEGEGGTSGEDDVP, encoded by the coding sequence ATGCCGATAGTCCTGACGCCTCAATTCTCGATCGCGGCCAGAGCGCTAGCCGAAATTGACCAGGCGCAACTTGCGGAACAGGCAGGGTTGCCCACCTCTTTGCTTGCCGATTTCGAGGCGGGCGTTCACTCCTTCGACGAACCGGCACTGGCAAGGCTGACAGAGGCACTCGAGCATTTCGGCGTCGAGTTCCTGCCTGAAAATGACACAGGTGCTGGTCTGCGATTGAAGTTCAACAGGCAGGAAACCGGTCAGATCCTTAATTGGGAAGGTGAGGGTGGCACTTCCGGTGAAGACGATGTGCCATGA
- a CDS encoding peptidoglycan-binding protein, whose translation MSRQRAAPDLFADDTNSGRGVLAALGQVVSAHPSLTGGSVAFAVIFGFVAANALWHQPGSHPAPILKTREVATSAAPVAAAKPVTGVPFGKDVPARTVTTFRIERSDDTPTASIPVPDVTPAQAPAPVATKSASNPILSQIQAILVDQGLYSGEIDGLMGPKSAAAIRKWEKTNGYSETGEATAALLGAMNGPVAAAKPVKLASADPDTVPAPKPRPTPVVASDERSGEPVTIPAVIAEGPSELVQQIQSGLSNIAYADITVDGVAGSQTRAAISAFEKHYRLPVTGQPNETVLKKLLEIGAL comes from the coding sequence ATGTCGAGACAGCGCGCAGCGCCTGACTTGTTTGCCGATGACACCAACTCCGGCCGTGGCGTTCTTGCAGCGCTTGGCCAGGTTGTGTCGGCCCATCCCTCGCTCACCGGCGGCAGCGTGGCATTTGCGGTGATCTTCGGCTTTGTCGCCGCCAATGCACTGTGGCATCAGCCGGGAAGCCACCCGGCACCGATCCTCAAGACCCGTGAAGTGGCGACATCGGCAGCACCTGTGGCGGCCGCAAAGCCGGTTACCGGAGTTCCGTTCGGCAAGGATGTTCCGGCGCGGACCGTGACAACATTCCGGATTGAGCGAAGCGATGACACGCCGACCGCCTCGATCCCTGTCCCCGACGTGACACCGGCACAGGCGCCGGCGCCGGTTGCCACCAAGTCCGCCTCCAATCCGATTCTGAGTCAGATTCAGGCGATTCTGGTCGATCAAGGCCTCTATTCCGGCGAAATTGACGGATTGATGGGCCCGAAATCGGCTGCGGCAATCCGCAAGTGGGAGAAAACCAACGGTTACTCGGAAACCGGAGAGGCAACGGCGGCGCTTCTTGGCGCCATGAATGGCCCGGTTGCTGCTGCCAAGCCGGTCAAACTCGCCAGCGCTGATCCAGATACGGTACCGGCGCCAAAACCGCGCCCGACTCCGGTGGTCGCTTCCGACGAGCGCAGCGGCGAGCCAGTGACAATACCTGCCGTTATTGCTGAAGGTCCCAGTGAACTGGTCCAGCAGATCCAGTCCGGCCTGTCCAATATTGCCTATGCCGACATCACTGTTGACGGCGTCGCAGGCTCCCAGACCCGTGCCGCGATCAGCGCGTTCGAGAAGCACTACCGGCTTCCGGTCACCGGGCAGCCGAATGAGACCGTGCTCAAGAAACTGCTCGAAATCGGCGCGCTGTGA
- a CDS encoding isoprenylcysteine carboxylmethyltransferase family protein → MTDFVQPKAFRQRKRLRVVQLFSVAAILALLVSRPYWSEALVVHEAMEISGLALILVCIFGRLWSILYVGSRKNSELVTSGPYSVTRNPLYLFSTIGIFGVGLVFGSLAVAIMFGFLSYLVFTLTAQKEAAFLRSTFGAGYLAYEATTPQFWPDLRLYHQPDEVTFSPQALKRTFFDALYFLAMFPAIEGIEYLQTAGYLPTLFWLP, encoded by the coding sequence ATGACGGATTTCGTGCAGCCGAAAGCATTCAGGCAGAGAAAGAGGCTGCGGGTCGTTCAGTTGTTCAGTGTTGCGGCGATTTTGGCGCTGTTGGTTTCACGCCCCTATTGGAGCGAGGCCCTGGTGGTTCACGAAGCGATGGAGATCTCCGGTCTTGCCTTGATACTGGTCTGCATCTTCGGTCGGCTCTGGAGCATTCTCTATGTCGGTAGCCGCAAGAACAGCGAACTGGTCACCTCTGGTCCCTATTCGGTCACCCGCAACCCGCTCTATCTGTTCTCGACCATCGGCATCTTCGGCGTCGGCCTGGTGTTTGGCTCCCTTGCCGTGGCCATTATGTTCGGGTTTTTGAGCTATCTGGTCTTCACGCTGACCGCGCAAAAGGAAGCGGCGTTTTTGCGCAGCACATTCGGAGCCGGATACCTTGCCTATGAAGCCACAACGCCGCAGTTCTGGCCTGATCTCAGGCTTTACCATCAGCCCGATGAAGTGACCTTTTCACCGCAGGCTCTCAAGCGCACCTTTTTTGACGCGCTTTACTTCCTTGCGATGTTTCCGGCGATCGAGGGCATTGAGTATCTTCAGACCGCGGGCTATCTGCCGACCCTGTTCTGGCTGCCCTGA
- a CDS encoding TetR/AcrR family transcriptional regulator produces MRDENRASRQETIEEAAYAVLEARGYAGASMLSIARAARASNETLYNWYGDKNGLFRALVLRNAEQVKALLEDGLRSDRNPLDVLRALGPRLLALLVSPRAIQLNRAAAADPTGELGAAISERGRETVGPLIGEVLERARREGALAFNVTGEAVELYLNLLVGDLQIRRAIGGVLPLDETTISRRAELAFGQFLRLNPASTSTTPLCHEQDHKG; encoded by the coding sequence ATGCGCGATGAGAACAGGGCTTCCCGTCAGGAAACGATCGAAGAGGCGGCCTATGCGGTATTGGAAGCCAGGGGCTATGCCGGTGCATCCATGCTGTCGATCGCCAGGGCGGCCAGGGCGTCTAACGAGACGTTGTACAACTGGTACGGCGACAAGAACGGCCTGTTCAGGGCACTGGTGCTGCGTAACGCCGAACAAGTCAAAGCGTTGCTGGAAGACGGTTTGCGCAGCGACAGGAACCCGTTGGATGTCCTGCGTGCGCTGGGCCCGCGTCTGCTTGCGTTGCTTGTCAGCCCGCGTGCCATTCAGCTCAACCGGGCTGCCGCCGCTGATCCCACCGGGGAACTGGGCGCGGCAATTTCAGAGCGGGGCAGGGAGACGGTCGGCCCGCTGATTGGTGAGGTTCTGGAGCGCGCCAGGCGCGAGGGTGCGCTGGCGTTCAATGTGACTGGCGAGGCGGTGGAACTGTATCTCAACCTGCTGGTCGGTGATCTGCAGATTCGCCGCGCCATCGGAGGCGTGCTGCCGCTTGACGAGACCACCATCTCCCGGCGTGCTGAACTGGCCTTTGGGCAGTTCCTGCGGCTCAATCCCGCATCGACATCAACCACGCCGCTGTGCCATGAACAAGACCACAAGGGCTGA
- a CDS encoding anthrone oxygenase family protein: protein MISTRILPLVSLLLVASIFGFFYAWVCSTMWGLDASDPSIAIQAMQAMNASVRNTVFFPAFFLTPVVLAITAAALIRTGRRDSGLWFGLATVVYGLGGFGVTVVVNVPMNEALALIELPLEPVAAEAVWRGYSSPWQVWNQVRALACGAAVLLTGMGLLTISPVSGSAAHART, encoded by the coding sequence ATGATCTCGACCAGGATACTGCCGCTTGTCTCGCTCTTGCTTGTTGCTTCGATTTTCGGATTTTTCTACGCTTGGGTGTGCTCCACCATGTGGGGCCTCGACGCCAGCGATCCCTCCATTGCCATCCAAGCCATGCAGGCGATGAACGCCTCGGTGCGCAACACGGTGTTCTTCCCGGCCTTTTTCCTGACGCCCGTGGTGCTGGCGATCACCGCCGCTGCACTCATCCGCACAGGCCGGAGAGATTCCGGACTTTGGTTCGGGCTCGCAACGGTCGTCTACGGCCTTGGCGGCTTTGGCGTGACCGTCGTCGTCAATGTTCCGATGAACGAGGCGCTGGCCCTGATCGAGCTGCCTCTGGAGCCGGTCGCTGCCGAAGCCGTTTGGCGCGGGTACTCATCGCCATGGCAGGTCTGGAACCAGGTTCGTGCTCTGGCCTGTGGCGCAGCAGTGCTGCTGACAGGGATGGGACTGCTCACAATCAGTCCGGTTTCCGGCAGCGCCGCGCACGCGCGGACGTGA
- a CDS encoding DUF1491 family protein yields the protein MRLKAGIFVSALTRRVFGDGGMAVVEKHGSEEAGAIFVRIRHRDGTESLAAPAPQTAFDIDHPDGRLFELRRSRVPESEISEILAREVRFDLDIWVVEIETDSPETYLDFSEN from the coding sequence GTGAGGCTCAAGGCCGGCATTTTCGTCTCCGCGCTGACCCGCCGGGTCTTCGGCGATGGCGGCATGGCGGTGGTTGAAAAACACGGGTCCGAGGAAGCCGGAGCGATTTTTGTTCGCATCCGCCATCGTGACGGCACTGAAAGCCTGGCGGCGCCAGCACCGCAAACCGCCTTCGATATCGATCATCCCGATGGCCGGCTGTTTGAACTGAGAAGATCCCGCGTCCCAGAAAGCGAAATCTCGGAAATATTAGCCCGTGAAGTGCGGTTCGATCTGGACATCTGGGTCGTGGAGATTGAGACTGACAGCCCGGAAACCTATCTCGACTTTAGCGAGAATTGA
- a CDS encoding DUF1254 domain-containing protein — protein MRSVLLAIVIGLVGAALIHIIIVLALPQWTGKDAWTRVTALGAQNRFYSLANEANLTGLYNEDPSIRSAVCHFDISNGPVRVVATGDVPIWTVSAYDASSNETYSMNDRSSIGESVNIAFVTPAQMLQMRRAMPALLEQAVLVELPRPEGYVVLRAVAPMPSHEPAVREFLAGAACLGLKFDPA, from the coding sequence ATGCGTAGTGTGCTTCTTGCAATCGTGATCGGACTGGTCGGCGCCGCGCTGATCCATATCATTATCGTTTTGGCCTTGCCGCAATGGACCGGCAAGGATGCCTGGACCCGGGTCACCGCGCTCGGGGCGCAAAACCGGTTCTATTCGCTCGCCAATGAAGCCAACCTGACCGGGCTCTACAACGAAGATCCGAGCATTCGCAGCGCTGTCTGCCACTTTGACATCAGCAATGGTCCGGTCCGGGTTGTCGCCACCGGCGATGTGCCAATCTGGACCGTCTCGGCCTACGATGCCTCGTCAAACGAAACCTACTCGATGAACGACCGTTCCTCGATCGGCGAAAGCGTCAATATTGCTTTCGTCACGCCGGCGCAGATGCTGCAGATGCGCCGCGCCATGCCGGCATTACTTGAGCAAGCGGTGCTGGTTGAGCTGCCCCGGCCGGAGGGCTATGTGGTGTTGCGCGCCGTGGCGCCGATGCCAAGCCACGAACCGGCTGTGCGGGAATTTTTGGCAGGTGCCGCCTGCCTTGGACTGAAGTTCGATCCGGCCTGA
- a CDS encoding FAD-dependent oxidoreductase codes for MKKAVIVVLGAGLGGISMVFDLKAEVGKNHQIVLVNKAESFQFTPSNPWVGVGWREKNDITIELAPLMAKHGIDFIQASAKKLVPEANKIEMEDGSSVDYDYLIIATGPELAFDEIEGFGPEGHTQSVCTVDHAVQANAAFEAFCADPGPIVVGAAQGASCFGPAYEYAMILDKELRNRKIRDKVPMTFVTSEPYIGHLGLGGVGDTKGMLEHEMRQRSVRWITNAKVEKVEATTMTVSEHNDDGSEKTRHQLDFKYSMMLPAFRGIAAVRDIEGLVNPRGFIIIDKHQRNPKYPNIFGVGVAIAIAPTEKTPVPTGVPKTGYMIESMVAATAKNIGALLDGGEPKEEATWNAFCLADFGDRGVAFLAQPQNPPRNINWAAEGMWVHLAKVAFEKYFMHKVRKGITETYYENAVMKLLAMHKLK; via the coding sequence ATGAAAAAGGCTGTCATAGTCGTTCTTGGAGCAGGTCTCGGTGGAATTTCCATGGTCTTCGATCTGAAGGCCGAAGTCGGAAAAAATCACCAGATCGTTCTGGTCAACAAGGCCGAAAGCTTCCAGTTCACCCCGTCCAATCCGTGGGTCGGCGTCGGCTGGCGCGAGAAGAACGACATTACCATCGAGCTGGCGCCGCTGATGGCCAAGCACGGTATCGATTTCATCCAGGCCTCGGCGAAAAAGCTGGTTCCTGAAGCCAACAAGATCGAAATGGAGGACGGCAGTTCGGTCGACTATGATTACCTGATCATCGCAACCGGCCCGGAACTGGCTTTCGACGAAATCGAGGGATTTGGCCCCGAAGGCCATACCCAGTCGGTTTGTACCGTCGATCACGCTGTGCAGGCCAATGCGGCGTTTGAAGCCTTCTGTGCTGATCCCGGCCCGATCGTTGTCGGAGCGGCGCAGGGCGCTTCGTGCTTCGGCCCGGCCTATGAATACGCGATGATCCTCGACAAGGAACTGCGCAACCGCAAGATCCGCGACAAGGTGCCGATGACCTTTGTCACTTCCGAGCCCTATATCGGTCATCTCGGCCTCGGCGGCGTCGGCGACACCAAGGGCATGCTCGAGCATGAAATGCGTCAGCGCAGCGTCCGCTGGATCACCAATGCCAAGGTGGAAAAAGTCGAAGCCACCACGATGACCGTATCCGAACATAATGATGACGGTTCGGAAAAGACCAGGCATCAGCTCGATTTCAAATACTCGATGATGCTACCGGCATTCCGCGGCATCGCGGCTGTGCGCGACATTGAAGGTCTGGTCAATCCACGCGGCTTCATCATCATAGACAAGCACCAGCGCAATCCGAAATACCCCAACATCTTCGGTGTCGGCGTGGCCATCGCCATCGCGCCTACGGAAAAGACTCCCGTGCCCACGGGCGTCCCCAAGACCGGCTACATGATCGAAAGCATGGTCGCAGCAACAGCCAAGAACATAGGGGCGCTGCTTGACGGCGGAGAACCTAAAGAAGAAGCCACCTGGAATGCCTTCTGCCTGGCCGATTTCGGCGATCGCGGCGTGGCCTTCCTGGCTCAGCCGCAAAACCCGCCCCGCAACATCAACTGGGCCGCTGAAGGCATGTGGGTGCATCTGGCGAAAGTGGCGTTCGAGAAATACTTCATGCACAAGGTCCGCAAGGGCATCACCGAGACCTACTACGAAAACGCGGTGATGAAACTGCTGGCCATGCACAAGCTGAAATAG